From one Luteipulveratus mongoliensis genomic stretch:
- a CDS encoding NB-ARC domain-containing protein produces the protein MSKTIQRWTGRESRALREALRMSVRTFAQYLGVSDRAVSKWESGDGARTPGPDSQAILDTAYTRADDAARDRFWDSLTPDARPDTPTSIGLAMVPDLEPSMIARDDELQTLVRMLDEASNASGAQVITVAGPGGFGKTTLATQTVHDDQVLDLFPEILWVETGEECSAARLTHLITDLCFHLDGTRPQLSDPEQAGFHLARVIGDRRLLMVVDNVWSGADLAPFLLGAPNCVRLVTTRNLRVTPTTARILRLGPMGSAEVIELLQRTIPSASAPALRPLIELCGGWPLLANLVGASVSSDVVAGASAGTALRIARDALQAHGPQAFDIWDADQRTAAISHVISTSLRALDDGVRLSGAEGLSERYASLAAFPPSMPIPLDVLARWWGHAYGWSSVVVRQFCKVLADRSLISAYRADVEAIVLHDVFRAYLLGEVGESLPDLHRSLLAAIELPSGWSAMPRDRTYEWANMTFHLSQAHEHQALATLLSDPEYVTAKASVCGAQALRADHDLLMSVDGDTDDDVLDRARFLTSQGYLLHGQRSEPDMASTLLIATLRNGKKPDGTFLDVLRGTGVSVPWATAPEDRELPGHVGTVVSVAAREDLLVSGGEDGVVRVWDLSTKSLIRTLPGHTGWVHAVAISPDGNLIASAGEDSAIRLWSTTNGTHVGVLPGHDKRIRTLTFLHHSSHLASGAEDGLIRVWDLTTSTLARQATTRGVGIWSLSVSSDDELVAVSGEDEYVRLLDLHTGDLLDERASHRSWVRSVAFIPGQSVLVSASADGTARTWKTDARRLEPVAILDADGERLRAVTTWHGQIVTAGENATITRHTTPPSQVRMPAGVNWIRTIATTNGGIVAGCEDGGLRLWQHDGTGSLETLASGRSTVWSSAFAERGQTVALGRADGTVRLHNPTTGQEHSRLAAGHGRVWALAAAGPYLAAACGDGRLRVWRGSTQTLELNIDVELTWDVAITRDGTLMAASDTNGHVRVWSLPDGHLRWDHAANAGRVRSLALSADADLVAAAGGDGVVRTWTLSTGEPHQAVSVPGWARTVAFDPKGSRLAVGAGNGDIYLHQVGQADADIVLGGHRGRVLMLGFAVDGSWLTSVAADGAVRRWSLDSDDPADACCVADVRVDASAQCAAFDATTASVVVGSANGIALLGFGVDEQGVHE, from the coding sequence ATGTCGAAGACGATCCAACGCTGGACCGGTCGCGAGTCGCGCGCGCTCCGCGAAGCACTGCGGATGAGCGTGCGCACGTTCGCGCAGTACCTGGGTGTCAGCGATCGGGCAGTCTCCAAGTGGGAATCCGGTGATGGTGCACGCACACCCGGACCGGACTCTCAAGCGATCCTTGATACGGCGTACACCCGCGCCGACGACGCGGCGCGTGACCGGTTCTGGGATTCCCTCACGCCCGACGCTCGACCCGACACGCCCACCAGCATCGGCCTGGCCATGGTTCCCGACCTGGAGCCATCCATGATCGCGCGGGACGACGAGCTACAGACGCTCGTGAGGATGCTCGATGAGGCTTCGAATGCCTCTGGGGCACAAGTCATTACGGTCGCCGGGCCGGGTGGGTTCGGCAAGACGACGCTCGCCACACAGACTGTCCATGACGATCAGGTCCTGGACCTGTTCCCAGAGATCCTGTGGGTCGAGACTGGCGAGGAGTGCTCGGCCGCCCGGCTCACGCACCTGATCACTGACCTGTGCTTCCATCTCGATGGCACTCGGCCACAGCTATCGGACCCGGAGCAAGCGGGGTTCCATCTCGCCCGCGTCATCGGAGACCGGCGGCTTCTGATGGTCGTGGACAACGTGTGGTCCGGCGCAGACCTGGCCCCCTTCCTGTTGGGCGCACCCAACTGCGTACGCCTGGTGACCACCCGCAACCTGCGCGTCACACCAACCACCGCACGGATCCTGCGGCTCGGTCCTATGGGGTCGGCAGAGGTCATCGAGCTCCTACAGAGAACAATCCCATCCGCCTCAGCACCTGCGTTGCGACCGTTGATCGAGCTCTGCGGTGGGTGGCCGCTGCTGGCAAATCTTGTCGGCGCGAGCGTGAGCAGCGATGTCGTCGCGGGAGCATCAGCCGGGACCGCCCTCCGTATCGCGCGCGATGCGCTACAGGCGCACGGCCCTCAAGCCTTCGATATCTGGGACGCCGATCAGCGCACAGCGGCGATCAGCCACGTCATCTCGACCTCACTGCGAGCCCTCGATGACGGTGTACGTCTATCTGGCGCAGAGGGCTTGAGCGAGCGGTACGCATCCCTGGCCGCCTTTCCTCCTTCGATGCCCATCCCCTTGGACGTGCTGGCGCGATGGTGGGGCCACGCCTACGGCTGGTCATCGGTCGTCGTCCGACAGTTCTGCAAGGTGCTCGCCGACCGGTCGCTGATCAGCGCCTACCGTGCAGACGTCGAGGCCATCGTTCTGCACGACGTCTTCCGCGCCTACCTGCTGGGCGAGGTCGGTGAATCGCTCCCGGACCTGCACCGATCACTGCTGGCCGCGATCGAGCTGCCCTCCGGATGGTCGGCGATGCCGCGAGACCGGACGTACGAGTGGGCGAACATGACGTTCCACCTTTCCCAGGCGCACGAGCATCAGGCGTTGGCCACGCTTCTCTCCGATCCGGAGTACGTGACGGCCAAGGCAAGCGTCTGTGGGGCACAGGCGTTGCGCGCGGACCACGACCTCCTCATGTCTGTGGACGGCGACACTGACGACGATGTGTTGGATCGAGCACGCTTCCTGACATCGCAGGGCTACCTGCTGCACGGCCAACGGTCCGAACCGGATATGGCCAGCACGTTGCTCATCGCGACGTTGCGGAACGGGAAGAAGCCCGATGGCACATTTCTTGACGTCCTCCGCGGAACCGGAGTCTCGGTGCCCTGGGCGACAGCACCGGAGGACAGGGAGCTTCCGGGTCATGTGGGCACCGTGGTGTCAGTCGCTGCGCGGGAGGACCTGCTCGTCTCGGGCGGCGAGGACGGCGTAGTCCGCGTCTGGGACCTCTCGACGAAGAGTCTGATCAGGACGTTGCCCGGACATACGGGTTGGGTGCATGCGGTCGCGATCTCACCGGACGGCAATCTCATCGCCTCAGCCGGTGAGGACAGCGCGATCCGATTGTGGTCGACTACCAACGGAACGCACGTGGGCGTCTTGCCGGGTCACGACAAGCGGATTCGAACGTTGACCTTCCTCCACCACAGCAGCCACCTGGCTTCAGGTGCTGAGGACGGACTGATCCGCGTCTGGGACCTGACGACGTCGACACTGGCGCGGCAGGCGACAACACGCGGCGTTGGCATCTGGTCGCTGTCGGTCAGCAGTGACGACGAACTTGTCGCCGTCAGCGGCGAGGACGAGTACGTACGCCTGCTGGACCTGCACACCGGAGACCTGCTCGATGAGAGGGCTTCGCACCGCAGCTGGGTCCGATCGGTGGCCTTCATTCCTGGCCAGTCCGTCTTGGTGTCGGCATCGGCGGACGGCACAGCCCGCACCTGGAAGACCGATGCAAGACGACTGGAACCTGTCGCGATCCTCGACGCCGACGGCGAACGGCTACGTGCCGTCACCACTTGGCATGGGCAGATCGTCACGGCTGGCGAGAACGCGACCATCACACGGCACACCACACCCCCGTCGCAGGTCCGAATGCCGGCCGGAGTCAACTGGATTCGCACGATCGCGACGACCAACGGTGGGATCGTCGCTGGCTGCGAGGACGGCGGACTCAGACTCTGGCAGCACGACGGGACTGGCTCGCTTGAGACTCTCGCCTCGGGCCGCAGCACTGTGTGGTCATCGGCCTTCGCCGAGCGCGGCCAGACCGTGGCGCTCGGCCGTGCCGACGGCACCGTACGACTGCACAACCCCACCACCGGGCAGGAGCACTCCCGCCTCGCAGCTGGACATGGCCGGGTCTGGGCCCTCGCCGCAGCCGGCCCCTATCTCGCGGCTGCATGCGGCGACGGCCGGCTGCGCGTGTGGCGAGGCAGCACCCAGACTCTCGAGCTCAACATCGACGTCGAGCTCACGTGGGACGTCGCCATCACTCGCGACGGCACGTTGATGGCCGCCAGTGACACCAACGGGCACGTGCGCGTCTGGTCACTCCCGGATGGACATCTCCGCTGGGACCACGCCGCCAACGCCGGCCGGGTGCGCTCCCTGGCCCTCTCAGCCGATGCCGACCTGGTTGCCGCCGCCGGTGGCGACGGCGTGGTCCGCACCTGGACACTCAGCACTGGAGAGCCGCACCAGGCCGTGTCGGTACCGGGATGGGCGCGCACGGTTGCGTTCGACCCGAAAGGATCCCGGCTGGCGGTTGGCGCGGGCAACGGTGACATCTACCTCCACCAGGTCGGTCAGGCGGACGCCGACATAGTCCTCGGTGGCCATCGAGGTCGAGTGCTGATGCTCGGATTCGCAGTTGACGGCTCGTGGCTCACGTCCGTTGCAGCCGACGGTGCGGTACGACGTTGGTCGCTGGATTCTGACGATCCGGCGGACGCATGTTGTGTGGCAGACGTTCGCGTGGATGCGAGCGCCCAGTGCGCCGCGTTCGACGCCACGACGGCCAGCGTCGTGGTCGGCAGCGCGAACGGCATCGCCCTGTTGGGTTTCGGCGTCGACGAGCAAGGAGTTCACGAGTGA
- a CDS encoding damage-control phosphatase ARMT1 family protein: protein MTSSPQAEPIVSNEPGSFPWGVLTKRHPQLIETVRRQLPYPPATQEALDSLLRTLDRAVPPLEPGACDHQKWQDWSAPYLGMRWVDAPFLWAESYFYRLLLCATDYFESGPWSGVDPFAPQKNAELETPELSRDLGALDRLVEAPGEVGLSAALSAALWGNRADLGFRISDPSAQERQQVEDLVADDSSLVPPLLDSRPAGQVHLIADNAGRELVADLVLIDRLLVTGRAAEVTLHLKPYPYYVSDATTQDLLMVLRRMHAAGGAADDIATRLAANIRDGQLRVQTHGFWCSPLTFHDLPGDLTAELASARLVIIKGDLNYRRLVGDAHWAPTTAFTDLTSYFPAPLLALRTLKSDVAVGVNSERLARLESSAPGWRTDGTHAVIHARP from the coding sequence GTGACCAGCAGTCCCCAGGCTGAGCCCATCGTGTCGAACGAGCCTGGATCCTTTCCCTGGGGTGTTCTGACCAAACGGCACCCTCAGCTGATCGAGACGGTCCGCCGACAGCTTCCCTACCCACCAGCGACCCAGGAGGCACTCGACAGCCTGCTGCGAACGCTTGACCGAGCTGTGCCGCCCCTCGAGCCCGGCGCATGCGACCATCAGAAGTGGCAAGACTGGTCAGCCCCCTACCTCGGTATGAGATGGGTCGATGCCCCGTTCTTATGGGCCGAGTCCTATTTCTACCGACTTTTGCTGTGTGCGACCGACTACTTCGAGAGCGGCCCCTGGTCCGGAGTCGACCCGTTCGCACCTCAGAAGAACGCGGAGCTCGAGACACCAGAGCTCTCGCGTGACCTTGGAGCGCTCGACCGTCTGGTCGAGGCACCTGGCGAGGTGGGCTTGAGTGCTGCATTGTCCGCCGCGCTCTGGGGCAATCGTGCAGACCTTGGCTTTCGAATATCAGACCCGTCCGCACAGGAACGGCAACAGGTCGAAGACCTGGTGGCCGACGACTCATCGCTCGTTCCGCCGCTCCTTGATTCACGGCCCGCCGGGCAGGTCCACCTCATCGCTGACAACGCCGGCCGAGAGCTGGTCGCGGATCTCGTCCTGATCGATCGCCTGCTCGTCACCGGACGTGCAGCGGAGGTCACGCTTCACCTGAAGCCGTACCCCTACTACGTCTCGGACGCGACCACTCAGGATCTGCTCATGGTGCTACGTCGCATGCACGCAGCCGGAGGGGCCGCCGACGACATCGCTACGCGACTAGCCGCGAATATCCGGGACGGTCAACTCCGGGTGCAAACGCACGGCTTCTGGTGCAGCCCCCTGACATTTCATGACCTGCCCGGGGACCTGACCGCCGAGCTAGCGAGCGCCCGGCTCGTCATCATCAAGGGCGACTTGAACTATCGCCGCCTGGTCGGGGACGCTCATTGGGCTCCGACGACGGCCTTCACAGACCTCACGAGCTACTTTCCGGCACCGCTCCTTGCGCTGCGGACACTTAAATCCGATGTCGCAGTCGGAGTAAACAGCGAACGCCTGGCCCGTCTCGAGTCGAGTGCGCCCGGCTGGCGGACCGACGGTACGCACGCTGTCATTCACGCACGGCCCTGA
- a CDS encoding response regulator gives MVEHVGAVPRVLLVDDDPAVAQPLARALHREGLQVSVAGTGAEALESLDDRPDLIILDLRLPDTDGLDICRQIRRAGHRMPVLILSAHTDRMDTVVGLDAGADDHVTKPFRLPELLVRIKALLRRAAWAGATG, from the coding sequence ATGGTTGAACACGTAGGAGCAGTACCGCGGGTGCTGCTGGTCGACGATGACCCGGCGGTCGCGCAGCCGCTGGCACGAGCCCTGCACCGCGAAGGACTCCAGGTGTCCGTTGCCGGCACCGGTGCCGAGGCGTTGGAGTCGTTGGACGACCGGCCGGACCTGATCATCCTGGACCTGCGGCTGCCCGATACCGACGGGCTGGACATCTGCCGACAGATCCGTCGCGCCGGGCACCGGATGCCCGTACTGATCCTGTCCGCACACACCGACCGGATGGACACCGTCGTCGGCCTCGACGCAGGCGCCGACGATCACGTGACCAAACCGTTCAGACTCCCCGAGCTCCTTGTCCGCATCAAAGCCCTGCTACGCCGTGCCGCATGGGCCGGGGCCACCGGATGA
- a CDS encoding WhiB family transcriptional regulator → MSARRPIQTATAWLAAHWFPQWHGHQDKHRAHAALLCSGRSVLLTCREYAIRTGQQYGIWGGLSEHDLAGLIRRRRRQRDNESGPERAAS, encoded by the coding sequence ATGAGCGCCCGCAGGCCGATCCAGACGGCCACTGCGTGGCTGGCCGCGCATTGGTTTCCGCAATGGCACGGCCACCAGGACAAGCACCGTGCACACGCCGCACTGCTCTGCTCCGGCCGCTCAGTGCTCCTGACCTGCCGCGAGTACGCCATCCGCACTGGCCAGCAGTACGGCATCTGGGGAGGACTGTCCGAGCACGACCTGGCCGGCCTCATCCGCCGCCGACGACGTCAGCGCGACAACGAGTCCGGCCCGGAACGGGCCGCATCATGA
- a CDS encoding ABC transporter ATP-binding protein, which translates to MTTETATRPAIEVHGLEKSYKDLHVLRGVEFDVAPGTIFALLGSNGAGKTTAVKIMSTLLKADAGSITINGFDVAEQPGNVRESISLTGQFAAVDEILTGRENLELVAELRRLKNRREIAEELLNRFDLTEAGNRRAATYSGGMRRRLDIAMSLIGNPPVLFLDEPTTGLDPQSRIEVWKTVQELADRGTTVLLTTQYLDEAEELADRIAILHEGRIIANGTLAELKQLLPAPKVEYVEKQASLEDIFLSIIGHDRQPTKDPR; encoded by the coding sequence ATGACCACTGAAACAGCCACCCGGCCGGCCATAGAGGTGCACGGCCTGGAGAAGTCCTACAAGGACCTGCACGTGCTGCGCGGCGTCGAATTCGACGTCGCACCGGGCACCATCTTCGCCCTTCTCGGTTCCAACGGTGCGGGCAAGACGACCGCCGTGAAGATCATGTCCACGCTCCTCAAGGCAGATGCCGGGAGCATCACCATCAACGGTTTCGACGTAGCCGAGCAGCCGGGCAACGTCCGCGAATCCATCAGTCTCACAGGCCAGTTCGCAGCCGTCGACGAGATCCTGACCGGCCGCGAGAACCTCGAGCTCGTCGCCGAGCTGCGGCGTCTCAAGAACAGACGGGAGATCGCGGAGGAGCTGCTCAACCGGTTCGACCTCACGGAGGCCGGAAACCGAAGGGCAGCAACCTATTCCGGCGGTATGCGCCGACGCCTGGACATCGCGATGAGCCTCATCGGCAACCCGCCTGTCCTCTTCCTCGACGAGCCGACCACCGGCCTCGACCCGCAGTCACGGATCGAGGTCTGGAAGACCGTTCAGGAGCTGGCCGACCGCGGTACCACGGTGCTGCTGACCACGCAGTACCTCGACGAGGCCGAAGAGCTCGCCGACCGCATCGCGATCCTGCACGAGGGACGGATCATCGCGAACGGCACGCTCGCCGAGCTCAAGCAGCTGCTCCCCGCGCCGAAGGTCGAGTACGTCGAGAAGCAGGCCTCCCTCGAAGACATCTTCCTCTCCATCATCGGCCACGACCGCCAGCCCACGAAGGACCCGCGATGA
- a CDS encoding ABC transporter permease yields the protein MTASFVHDTTALLKRSLRHILRSPDTIITTAITPIAMLLLFVYVLGGSIHTGHGKYVNYLLPGILLITVASGIAYTAFRLFTDMSNGIFERFQSMPIARSAVLWGHVLTSVVANLISLALVVLVGIAIGFRSSASVFAWLGVTGILVLFTLALTWLAVIPGLTAKSVDGVSGFSYPLIFLPFVSSAFVPTSGMPGPVRWFAENQPVTSIVNTIRNLYAEQPVGNDVWIALAWCVGLLVVAYALAMSTYRRKIA from the coding sequence ATGACTGCCTCATTCGTCCATGACACGACTGCACTGCTGAAGCGCTCGCTGCGCCACATCCTGCGCAGCCCCGACACGATCATCACCACGGCCATCACCCCGATCGCCATGCTGCTGCTGTTCGTCTACGTTCTCGGCGGGTCGATCCACACCGGCCACGGCAAGTACGTCAACTACCTGTTGCCCGGAATCCTTCTGATCACCGTGGCCTCGGGTATCGCGTACACCGCCTTCCGGCTCTTCACCGACATGTCGAACGGCATCTTCGAACGCTTCCAGTCGATGCCGATCGCCCGCTCGGCGGTGCTGTGGGGACACGTCCTGACATCAGTCGTCGCCAACCTGATCTCGCTCGCGCTTGTGGTTCTTGTCGGCATCGCGATCGGATTCCGTTCCAGTGCAAGCGTTTTCGCGTGGTTGGGCGTCACTGGGATTCTCGTCCTCTTCACGCTGGCGCTGACCTGGCTGGCCGTGATCCCGGGCTTGACCGCGAAGTCCGTCGACGGAGTGAGCGGGTTCTCCTACCCCCTGATCTTCCTGCCGTTCGTCAGCTCGGCCTTCGTTCCGACGTCCGGCATGCCGGGCCCGGTGCGCTGGTTCGCCGAGAACCAACCGGTCACCTCGATCGTGAACACCATCCGCAACCTGTACGCCGAGCAGCCCGTCGGCAACGACGTCTGGATCGCGCTCGCGTGGTGCGTCGGCCTGCTGGTCGTCGCGTACGCGCTCGCCATGAGCACCTACCGCCGCAAGATCGCCTGA
- a CDS encoding DUF1048 domain-containing protein, translated as MNNFLTKIIGDKKDWKAMEARANALPRDYRIVYGEMKSYMWRFTAGDGMDIVDVLRDVLALFEASAAEGKRVLEVTGDDVSAFCDERLKGTSSYMDKWRQSLNSTVASKLAQ; from the coding sequence ATGAACAACTTCCTCACGAAAATCATTGGTGACAAAAAGGACTGGAAGGCGATGGAGGCGCGAGCGAACGCTCTTCCTCGCGACTACCGGATCGTGTACGGCGAGATGAAGTCGTACATGTGGCGCTTCACCGCCGGTGACGGCATGGACATCGTCGACGTCCTCCGGGACGTGCTCGCGCTCTTCGAGGCCAGTGCAGCTGAGGGCAAGCGCGTCCTGGAGGTGACCGGGGACGACGTCAGCGCGTTCTGCGACGAGCGCCTGAAGGGCACGTCGTCCTACATGGACAAGTGGCGGCAGTCCCTCAACAGCACCGTCGCCAGCAAGCTCGCACAATAG
- a CDS encoding MerR family transcriptional regulator, with the protein MLTISQLAAYAGVTVRAVRHYHAKGLLPEPDRDHSGYRRYDAAAVVELIKIRTLADAGVPLSRVHELLAAGDQEFAAAVEEIDRRLRTEIHELQRHRKRVAQLAAGDSLALPPEAVAYVGRLRGLGVPEEMVDAERDAWILVAAQLPERMALFMQMKEQQLQDPSVVALYRELADVIYWTEDDPRLPNVVDQLIAQMESIPTDAWDDDPLPDDLAVLLDGVFLDSVPVARRMLQLMEARGWTGWTNLKRIEPPREF; encoded by the coding sequence ATGCTGACGATCAGCCAGCTCGCGGCGTACGCGGGTGTGACGGTGCGAGCCGTACGGCACTATCACGCCAAGGGGCTGCTCCCCGAGCCCGACCGGGACCACTCTGGCTATCGGCGGTACGACGCCGCGGCCGTGGTGGAGCTGATCAAGATCCGTACGCTCGCCGACGCCGGCGTACCCCTCTCGCGGGTGCACGAGCTGTTGGCAGCGGGAGACCAGGAGTTCGCGGCGGCGGTCGAGGAGATCGACCGCCGCCTGCGAACGGAGATCCACGAGCTGCAGCGGCACCGCAAGCGGGTCGCCCAGCTCGCGGCCGGAGACAGCCTCGCGCTGCCACCGGAGGCAGTTGCGTACGTCGGCCGGCTTCGAGGACTCGGAGTGCCGGAGGAGATGGTCGACGCCGAGCGAGACGCCTGGATCCTGGTCGCGGCGCAGCTGCCCGAGCGGATGGCGCTGTTCATGCAGATGAAGGAGCAGCAGCTGCAGGACCCGAGTGTGGTGGCGCTCTACCGCGAGCTCGCCGACGTCATCTACTGGACCGAGGACGATCCTCGACTGCCCAACGTCGTCGATCAGCTCATCGCGCAGATGGAGAGCATCCCGACCGACGCATGGGACGACGACCCTCTCCCGGACGATCTCGCGGTGCTGCTTGATGGCGTGTTCCTGGACTCGGTCCCCGTCGCACGCCGGATGCTCCAGCTGATGGAGGCGCGAGGCTGGACCGGGTGGACCAACCTCAAGCGCATCGAACCCCCACGAGAGTTTTGA
- a CDS encoding potassium transporter Kup — MTTRDIASVRPAGHDVIRAGVVIAALGVVFGDIGTSPIYTIQTVFNPDDPHPVPISPDNVFGIVSLIFWSVMLIVTITYITLVMRADNDGEGGIMALITLLRRWGTSGSARRTTVLAGLGIFGAALFFGDSMITPAISVLSAVEGLKVVQPGMGDWIIPITVVIIVSLFTVQRFGTAAVGRAFGPVMILWFAAIGACGVKGIAEHPSILKALSPTYALQFMTGHFGIAFFALAAVVLSVTGAEALYADMGHFGRRVITCGWLGLVLPACTLSYLGQGALILHDPATSSAPFFLLAPDWARLPIVLIATAATVIAAQAVITGAFSVASQAIQLGYLPRLRITHTSESHIGQIYVPWVNWVLMVSVITLVFAFRTSAALAFAFGMAVTGTITITTLLFFYVARTRWHVPRWLLASGLAILLLVDLLFLAANLTKLVHGAWLPLLIALTAFTVMITWQRGREVVTAARERAEGSLPEFVESLRDRQPPLVRTPGSAIFLNRGKETAPLAMRANVEHNGVLHEHAVVVSVETLPSPRVPETERAVVDSLGQARDGIVHVMLRYGYMETPRVVDDLRRLTPDQTEGALQLDGASYFLSKIELAKGDEPTMASWRKGVFLATSHITADAADYFGLPRDRTVIIGSRIEV; from the coding sequence GTGACTACGCGGGACATCGCGTCCGTCAGACCTGCCGGCCATGACGTGATCCGGGCCGGCGTCGTGATCGCAGCGCTTGGCGTCGTGTTCGGCGACATCGGCACCAGCCCGATCTACACGATTCAGACCGTCTTCAACCCCGACGACCCTCATCCAGTGCCGATCTCCCCGGACAACGTCTTCGGCATCGTCTCGCTGATCTTCTGGTCCGTCATGCTCATCGTGACGATCACCTACATCACCCTCGTGATGCGCGCCGACAACGACGGCGAGGGCGGCATCATGGCGCTGATCACACTACTGCGCCGATGGGGGACCAGCGGATCTGCCCGGCGCACAACGGTTCTCGCGGGTCTGGGCATCTTCGGTGCGGCTCTGTTCTTCGGCGACAGCATGATCACGCCGGCGATCTCAGTGCTGTCGGCCGTCGAAGGACTCAAGGTCGTGCAACCCGGCATGGGGGACTGGATCATCCCGATCACCGTCGTCATCATCGTGTCGCTCTTTACGGTCCAGCGCTTCGGGACGGCAGCGGTCGGTCGGGCTTTCGGCCCCGTGATGATCCTGTGGTTCGCCGCGATCGGCGCCTGCGGTGTGAAGGGGATCGCTGAGCACCCGTCGATCCTCAAGGCCCTGTCGCCGACGTACGCGCTGCAATTCATGACGGGCCACTTCGGCATCGCCTTCTTCGCGCTCGCCGCGGTCGTGCTGTCAGTGACCGGAGCTGAGGCGCTGTACGCCGACATGGGCCACTTCGGGCGACGCGTCATCACGTGTGGCTGGCTCGGACTCGTGCTACCGGCCTGCACGTTGAGCTACCTCGGCCAAGGCGCCCTGATCCTGCACGACCCGGCCACGAGCAGCGCGCCGTTCTTCCTGCTCGCACCCGACTGGGCGCGCCTGCCGATCGTGCTGATCGCGACGGCCGCGACGGTGATTGCGGCACAAGCGGTCATCACGGGCGCCTTCTCGGTCGCGTCTCAGGCGATCCAGCTCGGCTACCTGCCGCGGCTGCGCATCACGCACACCTCGGAGTCGCACATCGGCCAGATCTACGTGCCGTGGGTGAACTGGGTGCTCATGGTGTCGGTCATCACGCTGGTCTTCGCGTTCCGTACGTCCGCGGCGCTGGCTTTCGCATTTGGGATGGCCGTCACGGGCACCATCACGATCACCACCCTGCTCTTCTTCTACGTCGCCCGCACGCGATGGCATGTCCCGCGCTGGCTCCTGGCGTCCGGGCTCGCGATCCTGCTCCTCGTCGATCTGCTGTTCCTGGCCGCCAACCTCACCAAGCTGGTACACGGTGCATGGCTGCCGCTCCTCATCGCGCTGACCGCCTTCACCGTGATGATCACGTGGCAACGTGGCCGGGAGGTGGTGACTGCCGCACGCGAGCGCGCGGAAGGGTCGCTGCCCGAGTTCGTTGAGTCCCTGCGAGACCGCCAACCGCCATTGGTCCGGACCCCGGGCAGCGCGATCTTCCTCAACCGTGGCAAGGAGACCGCGCCGCTGGCGATGCGCGCCAATGTCGAGCACAACGGTGTCCTGCACGAGCATGCCGTGGTCGTGTCCGTCGAGACGTTGCCTTCACCGCGCGTCCCAGAGACGGAACGCGCCGTCGTGGACAGCCTGGGCCAGGCTCGCGACGGCATCGTGCACGTCATGCTCCGGTACGGCTACATGGAGACGCCGCGAGTGGTCGACGACCTCCGCCGTCTCACGCCCGACCAGACCGAGGGTGCCCTGCAGCTGGACGGCGCCTCGTACTTCTTGTCCAAGATCGAGCTCGCCAAGGGCGATGAGCCGACCATGGCCTCGTGGCGCAAGGGCGTCTTCCTCGCCACGTCACACATCACTGCGGATGCTGCCGACTACTTCGGCCTGCCTCGCGATCGCACGGTCATCATCGGGTCAAGGATCGAGGTCTGA
- a CDS encoding NAD(P)-binding domain-containing protein, with protein sequence MGKLCRAGVGALRAGLPARSRGDGPGVRVTTVAVLGLGRMGVAMAGTLRAAGHSVTGWSDLDP encoded by the coding sequence GTGGGCAAGCTCTGCCGTGCAGGTGTCGGCGCTCTTCGAGCCGGGCTTCCTGCTCGAAGTCGAGGCGATGGCCCTGGTGTCCGAGTGACGACTGTCGCGGTCCTCGGGCTCGGCCGAATGGGCGTCGCCATGGCTGGCACCCTGCGGGCCGCCGGGCACAGCGTGACCGGCTGGTCAGACCTCGATCCTTGA
- a CDS encoding RidA family protein yields MSDHITRIHAPEGVVEAPGYSNVVSGTGRMVFVAGQIARDESGNLVGPGDFAAQAEQVFTNIGRCLTAAGASFDDVVKVTYFLTDIRNIPLLRDALWSRIKPENRWASSAVQVSALFEPGFLLEVEAMALVSE; encoded by the coding sequence ATGAGTGACCACATCACCCGCATCCATGCTCCTGAGGGCGTCGTCGAGGCACCGGGCTACAGCAACGTTGTCTCCGGGACTGGCCGTATGGTCTTCGTCGCCGGGCAGATCGCCCGGGACGAGTCCGGAAACCTTGTTGGGCCAGGCGATTTCGCGGCCCAGGCCGAGCAGGTCTTCACCAACATCGGGCGCTGCCTCACCGCGGCGGGCGCCTCCTTCGACGATGTCGTCAAGGTGACGTACTTCCTCACCGACATCCGCAACATCCCGCTGCTGCGGGACGCGTTGTGGAGCCGGATCAAGCCCGAGAACCGGTGGGCAAGCTCTGCCGTGCAGGTGTCGGCGCTCTTCGAGCCGGGCTTCCTGCTCGAAGTCGAGGCGATGGCCCTGGTGTCCGAGTGA